The genomic interval GCCGGTCGAAGCCGCGCAGGAAGATCTGCGGCTGGGCGCCGTCGAACAGGCGCTTGACGATTTCCTCGCGCGTCTCGGCGTCGGCGGTGGCGGTGAAGGCGGCCAGCGGCACCGCCAGCGCCCGGCGCAGCTCGCCCACGCGCAGGTAGTCGGGGCGGAAGTCGTGGCCCCATTGGCTGACGCAATGCGCCTCGTCCACGGCGATGGCCTGCACGCCGGCGCGGCGCAGCATCGGGATGGTCGCGCCCGAGGCCAATCGTTCCGGCGCCATATACAGAAGCCGCAGCTCGCGGGCAGCCATCGCCCGCAGGACCTCGCTGTTTTCCTCGTCCGAATTGCCGGAGGTGAGCGCCGCCGCCGCCACGCCCGCCTCGGTCAGCGCCCGCACCTGGTCGCGCATCAGCGCGATCAGCGGCGAGATCACCACGGTCAGCCCGTCGCGCATCAGCGCCGGCAGCTGGTAGCACAGCGACTTGCCGCCTCCGGTCGGCATGATCGCCAGCACATCGCGGCCGGCGGCGACGGCATCGACGATCTCCTCCTGCCCCGGACGGAAGGCGTCGAAGCCGAAGACCTGCCGCAGGAGGGGGGCGGCCGACATCTAGAAGCCGTAGAACCAGCCGGCGTTGTTGGCGAGCGCGCGCTGCAGGATGATGATGGCGATGAACACCACCAGCGGCGCCAGGTCCAGCCCGCCGGTATTGGGCAGGATGGACCGCACCGGGGCATAGATCGGCTCCAGCAGGCGATTGAGCCCGTTCCAGACCTGCCAGATCAGCGGCTGGCGCAGGTTCAGCACCTGGAAGTTGATCAGCCAGGACATGATGATATGGGCGATCATCACGAACCAGACCACGTCGAGTATCAGCATCAAGGCTTCGTAGAGCGTGCCCATTCCATTCCCTTCCGGCTGTTCCCCGGACAGGTAAGGCAGGCATCCGCCTTGCGCAAGCTGCAAGCATGGCCGCAGCGTTCCGATTGACGCCCCGGCGGACCGCCGCTAGCCCCGCCGCGTTGCCCAAGGCAGAAGGACGCCGCCATGTATCCCATGCTCCGCTTTGCCAAGGAGATGCTGAAGTTCCGCCGCAGCCCCCGGATCGGGGTGCTGGAGCCGCATGTCTCGACCCATCGCTGCTGGCCCTGGGACCTCGACCCATGGATCGAGTTGAACAACGGCCGCACGCTGACGCTTTACGACCTGGGGCGGCTGCCGATGGCGGTGCGCACCGGCATCATCGGCACGATGCGGGAAAACGGCTGGGGCATTACCGTGGCCGGAAACACGGTGCGCTATCGGCGGCGGATCAAGGGGTTCCAGCGCTTCACCATGGTCTCGCGCACGCTGGGCTGGGACGAACGCTTCCTTTACATGGAGCAGAGCATGTGGCGGGCGGGCGAATGCTGCAACCACATGCTGCTGCGCGGCGCCATCACCTCGGCGCAGGGCATCGTCGCGCCGGCGCGGCTGATGCAGGCGGCCGGGCGCGATCCGGTCAGCCCGGACCTGCCGGGCTGGGTGCAGGCCTGGATCGCGGCGGATGCCCAGCGGCCCTGGCCGCCGGTGCTGCCGGCGATTGCCCCTGCCGACCGGAATGCCGACTTGCCAGCCTGACCGCGCTGGGGCCTTAT from Paracoccus sp. MA carries:
- a CDS encoding acyl-CoA thioesterase; amino-acid sequence: MYPMLRFAKEMLKFRRSPRIGVLEPHVSTHRCWPWDLDPWIELNNGRTLTLYDLGRLPMAVRTGIIGTMRENGWGITVAGNTVRYRRRIKGFQRFTMVSRTLGWDERFLYMEQSMWRAGECCNHMLLRGAITSAQGIVAPARLMQAAGRDPVSPDLPGWVQAWIAADAQRPWPPVLPAIAPADRNADLPA
- a CDS encoding YggT family protein, which produces MGTLYEALMLILDVVWFVMIAHIIMSWLINFQVLNLRQPLIWQVWNGLNRLLEPIYAPVRSILPNTGGLDLAPLVVFIAIIILQRALANNAGWFYGF